In Labeo rohita strain BAU-BD-2019 chromosome 8, IGBB_LRoh.1.0, whole genome shotgun sequence, the genomic window aGGAActtcacaaatcttttgattcagatcggaacttcacaaatcatttgattcagatcggaacttcggagtgggtttgcgaatcatttgattcagatcggaactttacaaatcatttgatttagatcggaacttcggagcaggttcgcgaatcatttgattcagattggaactttgcgaatcatttgatttagataagAACTTTGAAGTggattcacaaatcatttgattcagatcggaacttcacaaataatttcacttagatcagaacttcggagtgggttcgcaaatcatttgattcagatcagaacttcgaagagggtttgtgaatcatttgattcagatcggaacttcacaaatcatttgattcagatcggaacttcacaaataatttgattcagatcggaacttcacaaatcatttgatttagataagAACTTCGAAGCacgttcgcgaatcatttgattcagatcggaacttcacaaatcattttaaataagaaCTTCAGAGCGGTTCCAGTTCCAATCTACAATGATGGTTCGCCAATtattattcagattgggactgCGAAGCGTGGAtcaggaatcatttgatttagacaagaacttcggagcgggttcacaaatcatttgattcagatcagaactttgcgaatcatttgatttagacaaGAACTTCGAAGCGggtttatgaatcatttgattcagattggaattTGCCATATACTTATCTAGATCAATCAAAGAGAGGTTTAGGGCCAGTTTTGTTTATATACAAATGTTCAGTGTACAAATTATGTACAAATTTGTACGCTTGTTGATTTTTAAGGGTGCAGAATTTAGCAGGGATGCTATGACATGTCCCTACCATTATCCAGCGACTACTAAATTGTCCctagcaataattttgatcaaacaattaaatttCTGTTGTCTGCTGTTATGCCCCAACCAATGCCAAAATCAAACCTATGCCCCTGCAATAGATCAATCGTGGGGGATCTACAAAGCTGGGATCTACAAAGAATGGTCAGAGCAATGCAAATACTAGTATACTGGGTATAACTGGAACATAGAAACATACGCAGAAAACAGTCTTACTTGAGTGACTCCAGCGCGGAGCGTGAGAGAGCATGGAAGAGGGTTTTGACCGACTCTTTTTCCAATCTGGAGTGTGAAAGATCCAGCGTTACCGTCCGTCCATCAGCCAGCGCTGTTGACAGGTGAGTGACGGCGGCCAAACTGAGACAACTCTGCGACAGACTGACAGGAATTCGGGAATTAATACTTTGtttcagtaaggatgcattaaaatgattaaatgcaacagtaaagacattagtgatcatgtgacattgaagactggagtgatgatgctgaaaattcaacattgcacctcaggaataaattacaacttaAACTATactcaaatataaaacaaataattgaaattgaaataatatttgacaatattactatttttactgtatttttactgtatatttaatcaaataaatgcagcctgtttttaaaaaaaacttttaaaaaatattaccgaccctaaacttttaaatggttttgTAATGCACTGACccctaaatattcctttaagctATTATTATGCAAGAACAAGCTTGTATTATGCaagaaataattaaagcaaTGCATCTATTAATACAACGTGCATATCTAAAACATCAGACCCACCCAATGCTTTTCGACAGCCGTAATGCTGGTATAAGTTTCTCGGCCTGTTCGCTTGTTAGATCTGCTCTGTACAGGTTCATGTCCTCCATTTCTCCCACGCAGCTCACTACATATGACAGCGCAGCGCAGTCGGGCTCCTGCATGGAGCGATAGCACCAAGCTTTCAACAGGCTCTTACTAATGCTTTCTTTGACCAGAGATGAGTTGCGTGCATGTTGCAGAAGCCGAAAAACACAGTAGTGCTTCGTTACATCACCATCTTGCAACACCCTAGAAGCATGTCCCACCAACCACTGAGAGAACACAGACATTCGGCTTTCATCGAACTTTCCCACATAGTCTTCTATCGGTTTACACTGGACTGAGTCCGACAGCCCTGCTAGAAATGTGTAGTAGAGGTCCGAGCGCTTGTCTGAGATCTCCAGCACGGATTGGTCGAGATAAAAAGAGGCGGCCAATAAGAACTCTTGCATCACTGGAGACAGGAAGGAGAAGGTGGTATCAGGGGAAGCGACATCACCACTGATGCACAAGAAAGCAGAAAGCACAGGGTGGTGGAGAAAAGATCCCAGACCAGACTGGTCAGGAAGTTTTCCCAAACTGGTCAAAAGTGCTCTGGTTTGTTCTGCATGCATTTTCTGGTTCTGCAAGAGCATGTGTGTAATAATGCAGAGCAGGTGAGTAAGAGTCTCAGGTGGGGTGTTTTTACTCTCTAACTGAGTTTTAAACACATTGCAAAGCGTCCAGCAGAAGGCCGGACGAAAACACTGCTCGTACACTCCCAACACCTGCTCACATTGGCGAAAAAGTCTCTCTGCTTGGCCTCCTTCGCTAAAGAACTGCTGGAAAAACGTTCTCCTCTGGGTCTGGGAGAACCCAACCACCTCAAAGCATCTTAAAGACTGGACTGGCTCTCGGGACGTGATCAGCATCGAAGCTTCAGCAAGCAGAGATCCGTGAAGTAGACTATGTAGCAAAACAGAGCCGGTCGCTTCTTCTTGTACGTCACATATGGATGAGGATGATGGCGTGCATAGAAGGTGCTGCAACTGCTCCAGTCCATCAAGCACAAGAAGCAACGACTGAGGCCGCCGTAGAGCATCGCTGAGAATCTCTGTGGAGATGTGAGTGTATATGCGGCCCAACATGCTTTGCAAACTCTCTGCTTTCGCCTCAAGAGTCGCCAGCTCCCAAACAGGCACTCGCATGAGGAGCGTATAATGTTGCAGTCGTGTACCTGCCGTCCAATCCCAAATGACCTTCTCTACCGCGGTAGTCTTACCCATTCCAACACCACCATACAGAACCAGTCGTCGGCCTTCAGATCCTGGAGGAAACTCTCGAGATATGACATCCTCTAAAGCTTCCCAGTCTGCTTTATTAACCCGTGCACGGTCGCCGTCATATGCATTCACTGAGAGGGGCGTGTAGTGGCCTCTCTGAATCACCTTTCCCACAGGCTGACCTCCCAAAAGAGAATTGGGTAGAGTTGAGTTCAGCACAGAGCTTCTCAAAGTCTCCTTATGCATTTGCTGCACATCTGtggaaaaagaaatgtttatcCATCTATGTGATGTtttatatatccatccatccattcagaAACTATTTTGAATTCAGGCAGCAAACAGAAATTCACAATTGACTGTAAAAGGAACTGAAATTCAATGTATGTTTATAATCTGATTGTCTGACAAATGTTCTGTGCAATTATTTTCAGGTAGACACACGTCTAAAGTAGTTCCAGGCAGGTCTTGACTGTGTTGCATATCGccaaatgatattttatgttattttaaagatcTTTAGTACAGCCTACAACGtcactgaacaaacaaatacactTTAAAGTGTCCTTGATGCAGTGTAATTATAcctttaagtactgagtaatattaattattcggattagggtttggcttacggttacttgcatgtaattatgcataattaattgatattataatagtaagtacatgtaacgcacaacaaggacaccttaaaataaagtgttatcaaaacaaattatttccattttttttgcatcaaaattacattttattatgtatggAAAGCACATTCTTTCTCCCACTCTCTCTCCtctaaaaacaaatgacaattttattatcaaaatagTTCAAAGCTACTGTACTTGTCGTTTctcactacactgtaaaaaataaaaaacagtttgttgagtcagcttaaaataatttgttaccctgctgccttaaaatttgaagttcagttaactaaaataagtttagtcaacttgaaatgttaagttgtaataagtaacaacttagatatttgtgtttgctaaacttaacagatgggtaagtaacccagctgccttaaaatctgaagttgattcaactcaaatgtcTTAGTTGTCACTTAGCATAATTGAACATTTCGAGttgaatacacttttttttgagttgactgaacttaaaattttaaggcagccaggttacaaattattttaagttgactcaacaaattgttttttacagtgtagcgaGGTAATAATGGCATTTTTGAATCAGATGTACTTAAAAGTTTCGCTGTTAGAACAGACTCAggtaatttttagtttaatctcactctctctctctctaataacTTCGTTATTAACTGCATTAGTCTGGTATCGACGGGTCAAGTCTCTGTTAGGTCTAACATTATCTTTTGGAATGTCTTGAGGTGCGGTAACTCTACTACTACTGAAAAATAATGGTGTAACGGGATCACCACCTCAGGTGTGCattcatttctaattatttctaataataattatttatatatgggccattctacagaattggttttgaaaaaaatggttcttaaaaaaaaaaattcagaaatgttgtatgtatgcaaactgcataatatccaaggtacacatttctagtaagtgtgcagttaattctcactttatattttcagaaggttttggaatatttgtcctctccccaaatttgttaCTACCAAACCAcagtaatataaaatttaataagaAGCGTTATATTGACcgattaagattttgcttacatcttccttgtaaatatatatttttctattttattaaaaaggtttcagaggtaaatcaataacaactGATTCAATATCAACaattgcattgtattttaattccaattttactttgtcaaaggcaaaaagttaattatactgattttaaacttaaggattcattagtttaaatatgcattgaaccaaacactatcataacatcttagttgataattcagtatactttatttttgactaaATATCCCATGTTTCTGTATTGATGGCacatttttggtagtgacagtaatgctttggtagcgaCTAATAAAACACTCTAAAGTACTAATTTgtataactgtactaaaattttgttcaTTTCCCCCAATAAAGAATTATGTGTTCTCTTTTGTCACTGCCGAAACGATGACGACATGTTCCGGTCGTGACTGTTACAGCAATGACAATtgtacttttgaacctagctcaaagatgctaatcagcacatggttagaaaaattatagaaaaaaaaaacagatttttcatacttttgaacaaattaaaatatatttataatataatatttcctGAACCTAAAtataggggtgtagttaaaatcagtctcagccaatgcaCTAAAACACACTGTTTCTGTAGTGCCCGACACATTTTTTACATGAGgttttaatcatttacaaagaaaacataaaacaaatatttttttgaacttcactttttcaaaggatatttttaaaaacataaagggaaaaaatgctaaaattatttcaatgctattttcataaattaaagTTTAGAGATTAGGGTCTGGGACAGCCACATCCCAATTGTAACCcattaaatgatcattttatgattttaagcttactgatattttaaatactactgTGGGTTtcaatacataataaaaaagattttagtaaacatctaagatttgaatactttttaaatgtgtcttttGGCTTGACAAAAGTctaattttaaagtttcaaaATGTTTATAGCCACATTCTTCCAGGGCGGAAGAACACTTTATTTCCTAGAATGCATTACTTCTGCTGAATGTCTTCATGCCATTCCTTCCAGTAGTCTGTGGCCAATAGTATTAGAATTTTAACTCATAAACTATTATGCAAACTTATCATACCACACAACAAACAGTCAGAGGTGTCAAACTCAAAGCTGTTTTTGCTCACCATATGAAATCTCGCTGTGCATGGCTGCAGATCCCAACAATCGTGAGAAATCCTGAAGTTTGCGGATGTCCagaggtgtgttcgacttcatgCAGCGCTGCTCAGACCGATCGGCGGCTGACTTGAAGTTGTGCCTGCTGCATGCAAGTTTTTACAAATTGTATCCGACTTGAGACAGCGCCGACGTCACGTCACTTTGACGTATGGTatggcatcaaagtaccgcgagaGCAATTTCGAAAGCAGTCATCTGACCCAACCAGCGCAGATTCTTCAGAACGGCTGCAGTGGCTGGGAGTGACTTAGTTCTTGCACAATCTTGCGCGCAATTATGAACAGTTCTTGCATAAACGGCAGCCGGTTGTTCTGACCGAGTCCGCTCAAATTGTGTGTTTTGATCGTAATCTGAGGAGATTCGGGGAGGACACGATGACAGAGTTCGTCGTCTGGACAAAAGACAAGGCTTTTGGTGTGTGTTCTGCTCTGAAATGACAAGACTTAACTCAGGTTTCATTTGGTGCATTTTGTATGTGACTTTGCATCACATATCCATTAGAGTCAGAAGTAGCCTTGCTTATTTAAAAAGCTGTCCTGCTATTTCATATAATAGCCTCTGCAACCAAATATGGGTGCTAATATCAACAGATGGAATGTCTATGGTCCAGgccaggggcgtttctaggatttgacaacatcaggggctagtagTGGTGGATGGAAGCTCACATCCTACTTGATGCATGTATGACGTACGTATCATACTCTAACATTTGTTAGACGCAGGTTAATCtggtgcactttgagagttcaaaaataaGAGCTCAAGTTAACCCATGTTCAGTGTGCAAACTGAACAAAGAGAAAAGGTTTATGACCTGACTCACCCCTCTTCTGATACTCTGAAAACATTGTGTGAGCaaagtcatattgtgcttttgattttagttcatttgacagatactttgccttagcacaaaacaacattgttacgctatgaaaaaaatagtaaattgtaatcattgcaaatagcaaacatgtCAAAGTATTatcacaaaattataactttacaaaaatatattacacacatacaataatacatttaaaaatatatgtttgcatgcaaaaatagagacccatttttatttttttttatttttttaccaaattctggtAATTTTACcacattctgtttttttctgttttaattttttaggacTCCTTTTTAGTGgttaaatttaatgttattaatcaaaaaagatgtctaattaatttaaacatgaaacttatacaatttaaagtcagtttatcaaaaattaaggtattttagggccctataaaatgttttattttttctcaccttatAATGTATACATATGTTTAAAATGCACCTTATTGTTACCTaatttgttttagcatgtctatttaaatgcataaaacaacttttatttatttctacaacagccttatgaaattctgtgttgtgtatttcaatttttctggttatgaaataaaggcataacattaatttatcttttaattaatgaaaattaaactttatttttgataaataaaggggatgcactattaaaatgtacaagattatatttaagaaaatattgtgtaacaaagttttattcatttttcaacaGTATAGTAGTAGTACTGTAGGTACGTACATTCTACTGAATGATAGTAATGTATTTCTGCCACAATGTCTACAAACTAAACCGaacttttgattcattcattcaaactttgacaaatgcAGTGAATTCCTCAGAAATCATAGGGCGATACAAAAGCATTCGGGGCTAAAGAAAAATCTTTCGGGGTTTGAGCCCCTAATGATTAGCCCTGACGACACCCCTGGTCCAGGCCAATCACAATGCATGAACAAAGTGaactgtatatgtgaccctggaccacaaaaccagtcataagggtacatttctgttaaattatctgaaagctgaataaataagttttccattgatgcatggtttgctatgatagaacaatatttggccgagatacaactatttaaaaatatggattGAGACATACGTaactaagactattcaataaactgctcctttttatcatcattacttcgtctcctgcttctgctgtttattttcactggtttttcctcagtcaacttcttggctgataAAAGAGTGTTAATAGTATTTTGGGTATttttgggtaccagacaagacctcctgttaacagggtttgggtACTTTGAGACTACTCTGCTGATGAGTTGTTCTGATACtggacaaactgatattttctgacgggatatggcgtccggggctggatcttaATTGTCTAGGCATGGAGACAGCGATCTAACATTATCATTTCCACAGTTATGGAGTGGTCAGATTTTAAGCTAGATGAGATAATTAACTTTGACATCAGTTGGAAGAGCATTTTAAGATCAGTAAACAAAAGCAGTAACACATGATTAATAGTTGCTAAACATACAATCACAGTGCCGAAAGGTGTTCTCATTTTAACCTAAGGACAACAGAAAAAATTAAGGGGTTAAACAgggttttcaaaaaatgttgaaaatgttttaaaagtttttaaagatatttgtcAGATTAAACAGATGCTGACGTAATTGCTGTGAAGGTAAAGAGAATCTGGGCAAAAAAAGGGACAAGTTTGAACAAAATTTGAGGATGTTTGTTTTTGCGTGTGGGAAGCACATCACTAACAGTAGGGTAAATAGATGTGATGCGGACACTAATCTCActgttgaattattattatgatagcTGCAAAGATGCAGCATGAGCAGAGAGTGCTAGGCTCAAAGCCGGTGTGAATCTTGATTTGCAGCCTAAAACCCTCCAAGAAAGCCTGGGGTGggtttatacatatttatatgctATATTTATATCTGTTAATAATTTGGGGGAATTTTAATCTTGATATAGTTTTTATCAGCTTGAAAAACTACAGCTGAATGAGAAATTATTTTGTCTCAGACTCTGAGAAAGATTTCATCAGGTTATTTTTGTCAGTTCAGTGACATGTGAAACTGGACAACAAtggtttttagtaatttatgttGCTAATGGGCTTTGGTCAATGCTACCAGCTATTTTTTGGGTTTAACAATGTAACCACTATTTCACCAGTCTTTGCAAATATTTTGGAAGATTTTGATTCAACACCTTACTGGTGTAACAATCATATCTAGCTGCTTTGAGATGCTAGGACACATCTGATATCTATAACTATTCAAATGCTGAGATTCTTCTGAGGATGTAActaaacactctaaaaaacacTCTAAcgaaacaatttgttgagtcaacttaaaataatttgtaacctggctgccttaaaattttaagttcagtcaactcaaaaaaaaagtttattcaacttaaatgttaaattatactaagtgacaacttagatatttgagttgaatcaacttaaaatttgaaggcagctgggttacttacccatctgttacgtttagcaaacacaaatatctaagttgttacttagtacaacttaacatttcaagttgactaaacttatttgagttgactgagcttaaaattttaaggcagcagagtaacagattattttaagatgactcaacaaattgtgttttttattttttacagtaggaatttacagtaggaattttacaaaatatcttcataggacgtgatctttacttaatatcctaatgactttcggcataaaagaaaaatcgattattttgacccatacaatgtatttttagctattgctacaaatatatcccagcggcttaagactggttttgtggtccagggtcacatattgtgtATTGTCTTTAGCTTGATGACTTGTCTTCAAGACTCTGGACTGCCTAGCCAGAATATATGTGGTTCATCTAATCAGATTATCTGATTACAAGgtgtatattcatatttatttagtgaTTGAGCCAAGTTTCTGTCTGTAAGTGTTGTTACGGCTCATTCTACTCTCTAATATAATTAAGAGACCCAACAACAAAGCTAAGCTATATTACTAGAACCACGACAGAATATTACAGCTACCCATGTAACAAATTAGCCACATTTTCACACACCCATACGTGGCCTATAGTCTTGTTCATAATCTGATCATATGAACTGTTCTGtatatttgtaatgtaatgtgtATTCATCTTGCAAGCACTTCTGTGCTGTTTTCTGCAAGAAACAGGTGGGGCTGGGAGAAATTAGGAGTCACACATGGGGATTACCCCCTGTTTTCTTTGGATGTGGTGTGTGTAAGCAGTTCCACTCCTCCCACTGATAACAGCAGCATTCCTCACAAAGCCAACAACAATCCTCCCAGAGACACCAGCGAGACAAAAGTGTGGAAGCTTACTGTGTGAAATTTCAGATCTCACTTACCATTTACAGGATGAGACATTTCTGGACTCCTTGACTGTTTGACCGAACAACTTTTTGGAGGATGTAAGGCATCACACCCCTCATGATGACACCCTTCCCCTGTCTTACACACCTCTATTCAAAACCCCCTCAGTATAGTCTTCAAAAACATCCATCCTCTGGAAAGTTTAGCTGTTGTGCTGAAGCAATGAAAGCAATATTCAAGCTTTAAATGCAGATGTAATGTAGTTGTTTGcttgtagcatttttaaatattcgcATGGTGTTCATTACtgtttattattgttcatttatttaacgttttttttttttttaaagttacgtTCCATCACTGGAATATGTGAAAAGTAAAAAGGCCCAGAAACTTCTTGGAATAATAAGAGAACTCAGTTTAtgtaaagatgaatgaagaaaCCCCTGCTTATACCTAATTTGTATTAGTATTTTGTATCTGTTTGCCTGATATGTGCCTTGTTTAATACttgttcatttgcatttattagTTAGGTATTGTAGCTATTGTAGATGGATATTTTGTacaatatgttcaataaaaaaatgcatcactgACAGCAGCTGTTTCACATTCGTCAAATTCACCACATGACAATAATGGCATGTggtttgtgctttttttctgaCACCTTCAGTTCATTAATGCTGATAAATCTGTGGTTTTACAACAGTAAAAGCtcttttactgtagtcgcaatgttatattgagtcatgtttattaaaaaaaaagtgtttattgaCCCACTTTAAACTGAGGTTTTGCTTTATAGAGATCAATGCATTGAACAGTACTGATACCAGTCATGGCGAAGTACAGTACCCTTAAACACTGAAGGGATATAGAGTGTTTTTACAACACATCATTATTCGGCCATATTGGCgccactgaaccgaatgaaactcacatattttgctgattattgctgccgAAAATGgtgaattattttcatgttttgggctgtattaATCGATCAGACCGGgtaaaacatttggagtattatagactgccaaacattataacaaattaaacagaagagtgcaaaaaacactCCAAACTGGCCAAACTGaaacaggatttccagggcaagaatcttgacaacatttgtgtttgttcttatcatttcctctcaggtaggtgaaatattaggctaatattttaattaatactgcttgtacatatctttaccacctattaactttaattAGCATAAATTagccatgctgttgtttacatccgagtattgcCGTTACGGctgcgcatccgggtaactggtCAAATCGTGACGCAATGCAAATCCTATTAGGACATTAGGACAACATTACTCTTCAGACATGGcaaactttttcttttcatgAATATGTCTAAACCTGACGGAAGACTTGAAGAGAATGACAGTTACACAACCAGGTGTAAAGTGTTCATGTAGGTGTcaactataatatatatttttttatatttattccaaTCAGACATAGCATTTGAGGAGAGTGACTTACAGTCACAAACCAGAGTGAACATTTTCATACTACGAAATGACAAGTTGTAGTTTTAGACTCATATTTGCATCTTACTAAATAACACTAGTgtacaagtattttttttttttttttattgaacaatCATTCATGTACAAAAAACTCGGCAATATCAAACATCATTATATTACTACAGAACAGgtgcatacaaataaaatagaagagaacggagagagaaagaaaaaaaaaaacctccatgCGGGGGGGCTTTTAGGGTTTTTCTTGTAAATCATATTCTATAATAATTGAAAAcaaatttactgcatttttaccTTTCATTACCTTTAGGGCTTTTGTATACAGAATAAACTCATTATGAAATGCACAAAAGGTTGGTTTTACTTTCAAGTATTTTGACTTAAGTATATAGAATTTACCCAACATGGGGATGTTATTTACCAGAAGATCATCTTTACTATTATTCATTACAAGTCCATAGCTAATGTCCTTTAGGGTGAAGCTATCAAGGTTACGTACCTTTGGGTAAAGCCAGTCATGGATATCCAACCATAATGCATCTACATAcatacaatgaaaaaacaa contains:
- the si:ch73-233m11.2 gene encoding NACHT, LRR and PYD domains-containing protein 12, giving the protein MKSNTPLDIRKLQDFSRLLGSAAMHSEISYDVQQMHKETLRSSVLNSTLPNSLLGGQPVGKVIQRGHYTPLSVNAYDGDRARVNKADWEALEDVISREFPPGSEGRRLVLYGGVGMGKTTAVEKVIWDWTAGTRLQHYTLLMRVPVWELATLEAKAESLQSMLGRIYTHISTEILSDALRRPQSLLLVLDGLEQLQHLLCTPSSSSICDVQEEATGSVLLHSLLHGSLLAEASMLITSREPVQSLRCFEVVGFSQTQRRTFFQQFFSEGGQAERLFRQCEQVLGVYEQCFRPAFCWTLCNVFKTQLESKNTPPETLTHLLCIITHMLLQNQKMHAEQTRALLTSLGKLPDQSGLGSFLHHPVLSAFLCISGDVASPDTTFSFLSPVMQEFLLAASFYLDQSVLEISDKRSDLYYTFLAGLSDSVQCKPIEDYVGKFDESRMSVFSQWLVGHASRVLQDGDVTKHYCVFRLLQHARNSSLVKESISKSLLKAWCYRSMQEPDCAALSYVVSCVGEMEDMNLYRADLTSEQAEKLIPALRLSKSIGLSQSCLSLAAVTHLSTALADGRTVTLDLSHSRLEKESVKTLFHALSRSALESLNLCGCSLAPADCEALAQMLSGGSRLRVLSLRGTDVEDQGFIHLSSALENCRLLEIDLSLCSLTAASIPALSSALNSGFSELRKLNLNQNTVTDDGMELISQVLTKGRLNSLNVSDCELTGSCCSSLAAALQSENCRLSELNLSINELGQSGALQICEALMSPKCTLEILEMSRCELTEEVFRALRSVLTSGVSKLIRLSLGVNSVGDAGAKHIWEALRHKHCKLQYLDLDMVSLTDACVEDLCESVAASSTLSTLILKNNVMTDSSVPRLVKLMLDRPQMAELNLQYNDFSEDVFELMDTCQNIVY